The following nucleotide sequence is from Cloacibacillus sp..
CGCTCAGTCGCGCCGTCCAGGCCTTAGCCAGGTTATGGGCGGCGATCCAATCGCGTTTCGCGATCAGGCGCAGAAGCAGCTCCGAGTTCTCAAGCACCTTGCGCGCGCCCTCAAAATCGCCGCGCTCCGCGTCGGCGATAGCCTTGGTACTGTACAGTATCGATCCGCAGCGGCCGCCGCGGCAGCTTTCAAAGAGAGCCGCCGCCCTGTCTATGTGGGAGAAGAGCCCTTCCATATTACCCACGTCAAGCGCGACGTTCGCGGCGGCGGTGTGAAAGTAGCTTCTTCCCCAATAAAGGTTCATCGCCTCGCACTGCCGCGTACATTCGGAGAGCTGTGCCGCCGCCCGCTCGAGGTCGCCGGTCCTCTCGTAGATCTCCCCGAGGTAGCACTTGGCGACGAGCATTCCGAGGGTGTATCTCCTGCCGGTCAGCTGCATCTGCTCAAAGAGCCTGACGGAGTGAAGGAATATCTTTTCCGCCGCCACGTAATTCCCCCTCATCATGTAACCCATGCCGATGAAACGCACCGCCGTGGCGAAATAGTGCGGCGCGGGAGCCTCTTTGGCGAGGCGCAGCAATTCGCGGGAGACCTTAATCAGTTTGTCCGCCTCTTCGATTTGGAGGTACATATAGGCGTAATGTTTGAGGCAGTGCATGTGAGTCTCGGTAAAGCCGTACTGTTTCGAGATCTGTATCGCCTCGTCCGTATAGAGCTTCGCCCCGGTGTACTCTCCCCAGCTGATGCGGTAACCGCCGGCCAGCTCGAAGCATGAGGCCTCCAGCTGCGCGTACTCCCTCTCCGTGAGCGCCTCGGAGCCCCTTAGCTCGTCCAATATGGAGATGGCATGCTCCACCTTCCTGTCCGTCTCTTCGCGGCTGCTGAATGGTATGGAGCATGAGAGGAACAGGCGGTCGGAGAGCATGGGAAAGAGATCGTGGTTGAGCGTGATATCGAAGATGAGCTCACGCAGATACTGTTTCAGCTCCAGCACCCGCTCTCCAGCCTTCGCGTAATGGTGGCTCAGCATCGCGCTGAGCGCGGGGTCCCAGTGCTGGGGCAGATATCTCTTGTTGAGCGCGGCGGCGGCGCGGCGGTGCAGCTCGCGGCGCCGCGCCGCGGGGATAGAGTCGTAGACGCATTCACGCAGTTTGAGATGGGTAAATTCCCAGACGGCGCCGCCGGACTCCTCGCGTTCGCGGATGAGGCCTTTGGAGATGAGCAGCTCCGCGGCGGCCAATGTCTCTTCTATCGGTATCAGCGTTATCTCGGAGATGATCTCCGAGGCTCCGCCGACGCATACGGCGACCGCGTTCAGCACGTCGCGCTCGCGCTGGTCCAGCTCTCCCATGCGCTCGATCATGAGGCCGCCGAGCCCCTTCGTGCAGTCGGAGCCGGGATTTTCCCTCAGAGTACGCAGTATCTCAAAGAGCATGAGCGGCACTCCCTCGCTTTCGCGGACAAAATACGAGAGGCCGCGTTCACGGATCGTACTTTCGGGAAGCAGGCTGCGGCTTATATATATTATCTCTTCGTCGCGGAAGGGCGTCAGCTCCACCTCGGTGATCGCGCGTCCGCTCTTTGCCTGCCGGAGCATCGCCATCGTCATCCGAGCTGACTCCGGCCGCCCGGAGATGATTATATCCGCCCACGGCGCGCAGGAGAGAAAGGCGCAGAGGAGTTCGATGGAGCGCGTATCAAACCAGTGGATGTCCTCGAAGACCATCGCGACGGGCCTGTTTTTCGCAATAACGGCAATAAGGTCGGCGATCATCGCGCCGAGCGCGACGGGATTTATCTCCGTCATGCTGGAAATGTTGGCGTTGAAGGAGAGTCCCTCGTCTTTGATGAATCCAGGCGATATCCCCGCCAGCATCGAGGCGGTCCTCTTATCGGGTGCGGCTCCCTCCCTGTCCAGAAGAAGACGCAGCTCCCGGAGGATGTTGTTCCATGAGGAATAGGCGTAGTTACCGCCGATGGCCGTGGCCTTGGTGGAGAGCACGGAGATATCATTCTCCGGCATCGCTGAGAGAAGCTCGTTTATGAGAGTTGATTTTCCAATACCGGCCTCGCCGTGTATGAAAAGCAG
It contains:
- a CDS encoding AAA family ATPase; this translates as MKLKISLLGNSLIEYEGKKITFKLHKAEALLYYIALNKEVTRDELKAVFWYDKNESQASANLRNALYLINNIIPEALDVDRRTVTIRPFDDDIRGLGAVVDPKIPIPSAVYATLLKGLSSLNSPAFSEWLEAARDNIREGLIELIKKRIEAAYEAQNNEALGESLAALLRLDPFDEDSVLELMELYSNMGQDRRAAELFQSYSSLLSSKLAITPSERAKKYYAKIVGRRGKKEGQQRFWCRERELALLSEKLADSAPCLLFIHGEAGIGKSTLINELLSAMPENDISVLSTKATAIGGNYAYSSWNNILRELRLLLDREGAAPDKRTASMLAGISPGFIKDEGLSFNANISSMTEINPVALGAMIADLIAVIAKNRPVAMVFEDIHWFDTRSIELLCAFLSCAPWADIIISGRPESARMTMAMLRQAKSGRAITEVELTPFRDEEIIYISRSLLPESTIRERGLSYFVRESEGVPLMLFEILRTLRENPGSDCTKGLGGLMIERMGELDQRERDVLNAVAVCVGGASEIISEITLIPIEETLAAAELLISKGLIREREESGGAVWEFTHLKLRECVYDSIPAARRRELHRRAAAALNKRYLPQHWDPALSAMLSHHYAKAGERVLELKQYLRELIFDITLNHDLFPMLSDRLFLSCSIPFSSREETDRKVEHAISILDELRGSEALTEREYAQLEASCFELAGGYRISWGEYTGAKLYTDEAIQISKQYGFTETHMHCLKHYAYMYLQIEEADKLIKVSRELLRLAKEAPAPHYFATAVRFIGMGYMMRGNYVAAEKIFLHSVRLFEQMQLTGRRYTLGMLVAKCYLGEIYERTGDLERAAAQLSECTRQCEAMNLYWGRSYFHTAAANVALDVGNMEGLFSHIDRAAALFESCRGGRCGSILYSTKAIADAERGDFEGARKVLENSELLLRLIAKRDWIAAHNLAKAWTARLSGGDFSGDALAAAKQYEENGFPLRADWIRKKFGLGG